Within the Marixanthomonas sp. SCSIO 43207 genome, the region GGTTTTATCTAGTGATTTTTCCTGAATAGACTTATTATAGTAGCTTACGGCCGTTTCAATACTGTCAATATTATAATAGTACTCACCTATCTGATTGTATATCTTATCTAGGTATGGACGGTTTTCTCTATCTTCAGCAAGCTCTTGTAAGAAAGTTAAAAAAGCTGTTTTGTCTTCGTTTTCATAATCAAAATTTCTGGCTTTGGCTATATGAGCATTAATCATGTAGACACGCGGTGATTTTCTGTTAAGCTCAATAACTTGATCAAAAGCCATGTTTGCACTATCTCGTTCTCCTACACGATTATATAATTGTCCTTTGATGTAGTTATAACGCCCTTTGAGTTCATTTTTCTTAACTTTTTCTGAAGCAACTTTCATATAAGGTAATGCTTCAGGGATTGAATCCATTTTAATGTATGCTTCGGCCATAATTGCTGCAACATCTGCTAGTTCTTCATCATCCATCTCAATTTGCTCGCGCTCAACGTCTTCTAGCAATTCTTGTAAGCTTTCTAATGCAATTTCTTCGTTATTTAATCGAATGTTGGCTTTTGCTTTCCATACGTTAGCATTGGTAATATTGTTACTAGTAGGGTAACGGTCTAGAATAAAGTTAAAAGCATCCATTGCAGGGATAAAACGCTCATCATAATAGCGGGCTTTCCCCAAAAGCATATAGGCCTCATCTATTTGAGGGTTGTGTTCTTTTTGGTTTACATAAACAGAGTGTTTTTGAATAGCTTTTGCTGCTTTTTCTTCTGCTCTGCTGAAGTTTGGGTTTTTTGATTCACCAGGTAACGTAGCATTTTCATTGAGATCAATGCGCTCTACAGGAAGTATTTCCCAAAAATTATCGCGAAAAGTAGTTGCTAGTTCTTCTTTGCCGTCTTCAAACGCCAAATTTCCATTGTAAAGCGTATTATATTCTGCAGTAACTGCGTGAAAATTACGGCTTAAAAAAGTATTCTTTTTACGTGAACACGCTGCTAATAAAATAACAGCCAAGAAAAATAAAGTAGTTTTATATATGCCTTTCAAAATTATGTCAATTTATTATGATACTGTAACTTAAAAGCATTGCTTTTAGTATATAAAAACAAGAAATAAGCTGTAAAAATAAGGTTCTTTTTGATTTATATAGGTTTATAACGTTAAAAATTGGTTGTAATTGGCTTATTTGTATTCTTTACAAAATTTTCCTTTGTAAGTTTGCCAAAAAATTGAAAATTATGAGTGGCTTTTATTCGCTACCCGTTTCTGATATTACTAAAGAAACACCCAATTCAGTATCAATAACATTTAGTATTCCTAATGAATTAAAAGATACATTTTCTTTTAAAGCAGGACAGTACATTACCATAAAACATAAGTTTAAAGACACCGAAATACGCCGTGCTTACTCTATTTGTTGCAGTCCAGATGACGACAAAATTAAAGTAGGTGTTAAACAAGTAGATGGCGGAGTGTTTTCGGTTTTTGCCAACTCAAAACTTAAAGTAGGTGACACCCTAGAAGTTCTTCCTCCTGAAGGAAAGTTTGTTTTTGACCCTACAAATGAAGAAAACGGAACTATCTCAAATAATTATGCTGCATTTGTGGCAGGAAGTGGAATTACACCTGTTCTTTCTATTGTAAAAACCGTTTTAAAAGAAGTACCAGATAGTACCTTTTTATTGGTTTATGGGAACAAATCACTTTCTGAAACCATGTTTCATTCTGAAATATTAGCGCTTCAAAAACAATATAAAGACCGTCTTTTTGTTGAGTTTGTTTACAGTAGAAAACTTGAGAATGATGCCCTTTTTGGCAGAATTGAACGCTCAACCGTTAATTTATTACTTAAAAATAAATTTAAAGACACTCGTTTTAATTCATTTTATCTATGTGGTCCTGAGCCAATGATTGATGCTGTTTCATCAACCTTGAAGGAAAATGGAATTAATGAAAAACAAATACTATTTGAGCTTTTTAGCACTTCAGAAAAAGGCCTTTTAACGCAATCACACGATGGCAATACTGCTATCACAATCACACTTGATGACGAGGTAGAAACGTTTTCAATGTCACAGAAAAAATCAATTTTAGATGCGGCATTAGATCACGATATGGATCCACCTTACTCTTGCCAAGGCGGTATTTGTAGTACCTGTATTGCTCGTATTACTGAAGGAAAAGCTGAAATGCGAAAAAATCAAATTTTAACAGATGATGAAATTGCAGATGGTTTAATTTTAACCTGTCAAGCACACCCTACCACTACTACCATTGCTGTAGACTATGATGATGTGTAACACTAAACTATCTTTAAAACTGTATTTATAATTTTATCTGGCGTAATGCTTTCTATGGCATGTTCATACCCTTCCGGAAATTTATTACCGTAGATTGAAGTAGGTATAAGAGGATATTGCTCTCTATTGGCTGTTATTTGATGTGCCATTGGCTGATTAAAAGGGACAAAACCCGCAAACGGATGGGTTACACCCCAAAGTGTAATAACAGGAATACCAAACATAGCTGCCAAATGACCATTGCCGCTATCCATAGCAAGCATTCCGTCTAGGTTTGATATTAAAGCCAATTCTTCCTCAAAGGTTAATTGTCCGGCTACATTTTCTACGTTTTTATAATTTGAAGCTATATTTTTGAGGGTTTCTTCTTCTTGCTTTCCGCCTCCAAAGAGAAATATTTTAAACGTGTCTGTTACGTTTAATTTAGAAATAACCTCTTCCATTGCTTGTAGTGGATACATCTTACTTTTAAAAGCTGCAAAAGGAGCAATTCCTAAAGCCTTTTTGGTGTGTTTACCAATCAAGCTGTATAATCTTCTATTAAGCGTCTGTCTTTCAGGAAATGTATGTTTTGATAAATCAATTGGGTATCCCAACTTTTCAAAAACTGAAGCGTAGCGTTGATGTGTTGTTTTTAATTGTACAAAGTTTTTATTTTCTGAAGCTGTAAGTTGTTTTTTTTCGGCTCTTCCTTTATCAATCGTTGCAACTTTATAGCCTTGTAACCGTAAATAATTTGAAATTATTTTTGACCGTATTACATTGTGCAAATCGGCTACAGCATCAATTTGATTTGCTTTTGCTTGGTTGGCTAACTTTAACAGACCAAAGTTTTTGTGTTTTCCATAAACCTCTGCTTCTATAAAATGAATAGAGGGAATTGTGTTGAAAAACGGTTTAAAATGTTTTTTTGAAACAACAGTAAGTTTTACTTCTGGATAGGTTTCAGTAAAAACACGTAAAACGGGAACGGTCATCGCCACATCGCCCATAGCCGAAAAACGAATTACCAGAATGTGTTTTGGTTTCTGCAAAGTGAAAAATATGTGCCGTGTTATTTTTCGCCCCTTAAAACAGGGTTTAACTCATCATCATTATACATTTTCATCTGTTTGTATACCTTCATATACTTATCTCCATTGGCTATATCTTCCAGTAATTGATTGATAGCAGAACTTAGGTCTACTCGTTGTTCTAGTAAAATATCGAGTTTTGCTTTACAAGCAATTTTATGTTTTTGAGAAGCATCTTCACGAGTGGCTTCTTCATTCATGTGATAGATTTTAAGAGCTAGAATGGATAACCTATCAATCCCCCAAGCTGGACTTTCAGTGTTTATGGTAGCATTATCCTTAACTTTTACGTCTTTAAATTTTTCAAGAAAATAGCTATCAATATATTCTACTGTATCGGTACGATCTTGATTTGAAGCATCAATCTTTCTCTTAAGCAATAGAGCACCTGCAGGATCGATGTTTGGGTCACGAATTATATCTTCATAGTGCCATTGTACCGTATCAATCCAGCATTTTCTGTATAATAAATGTTCTATTAACTCTGAGTTTTTATCATACGGGTTTTTAAACGGTTGATCTACTTGATCAATCACATGATAAGTTTCTATTACTTCTTGAAATATTTTGTTGGCTTTGTCGCTAAACATAATTTTATTTTTTTTCTAAAATGTGTAAATATTCAAAGGTTTCTGCGGCCTTATGGTTTCTGTTTTCGGTTTTATCTGCTTTAAAACGTTGGTATTTTTTTGTTTTCAAGGTATATTTCCCAAAACGTTTCATAACTTGTTTTACCTCCTCTTTGCTCATCAAACCTTCATTATTATAACTTAAAAAAACATAATTGAATTGTGCATTTTCAAGTAACTCGGTAAAAGATTCTACTACTTCACCTTTTTTACAATAATTGCTTTTAAAATAGGAGCGTAAGCCGGTTTTCCCTTTTGGTACAAAGGTATCATATTTTGCAATAGTATTGAGCAAATGATAATTAGCTCCATATTGCCGAGCATTGTACGGTGGATCTAAATATAAAATGTCACCTTTAATATTCTTTATCAATTGGTTGCTATCTTGCTGAAAAACTTGATGCGCATGTTTTGTTTTCTGAAAATCTGCCGGTTTAATAATCAACTTTTTTGCTGCAGAAGCTTTTATTTTTTTTAAAAAAGCTCCGTACACCGAAGCTGTATTTGCAACCTTATCAGCACTTTCCAACAAAGAAGCCAATAAAAAATAATATTGATCTTCACTAATTTCTGAAGCGTTTCGCCACGTTTCAATTTGTTGACGAGCAGCATCTATTTTTTGACCATTTTCTGATGTAAAGTAAAGTCTTCCGGCTTCTCCTCCTTGCGCATAGTTTTTGAAAATAAACCCTTTAAGTCCTTTTAAATCGTTGAGTTGAGACAAATATTCTTCTGAAATTATTTCAGTATGGTTACCAATGTAGTTTCTATTCAACACATAGCTGTAAAACTCTACATCATTGGCAATTACTTGTTTTACGTGTGGCTTAAACGTGCGGCCTACAATACCGGTACCAGCAAACAAATCACAAAAAATTTTTTCAGATAAATCTTGTCCGCAGACTGAAGTAACTGTGTCAAAAATAAAGGAAGAGAGTTTATGTTTGGAGCCTATGTAATTCATTGTATTACCCAAATAATATCGCTCAACGCTTGCGAATGATCTGCAAAAGTAAGTGAATGTAACTTGTTTGGGGAAAAATTGGAAACATATTTTTCTATTTCGGCCTTAAGCAAGGTAAGGTTTGCTTTTACTTTCCAATGACTTCCATTTGAGTCGTACACCACTATAAACAACCGGTTTTTTAAATGATGGCGTTGTTGTGAACTTTGATTGGCATACAACCACGTAATAAGTTCCTTTTCATTATGTTTTGCATAGTTTATCGTTTTCTTGAAATACTTCGGAAAAACCGTTGTTTTATGATCAAAAGGAATTTTGTGTATTGTAAAATCAATCAATCGATCTTTTTGATTTACTGCAGGAATCACATCATCTAAGTTTGTGAAAATTTGTTCTACACCAGTGGCGCTCCAAAAGTTGTACCAACGATTAATAGTGTAATTAAACAGCGCTCTTTTGTTAAGGTTGTGTTTTTGCACCACCAAAGCCATTTGTGGCATCAAAGCTTCCCAAGTAGGAGTTTTATAAATAAAGTTTGTGTAAAAATCCCATTCATCATTTTGTTTTCTTCCCCAAATATACGGGTAAGCCAATCGTTTACCGAGCTCTGTTTGTAATGCTTGAATGGCTATAGGTTGTTTCATATAAATAACAGTGCAATGGGAACAATTACAACCAACCACAACAACCCTTCTTTAAATCGAGCCTCTTGAATGTTTTCAATATAATTTGCTACAATTACTGAAAGAGGAGCTAGTACAAAAAATAATTCGGCTCCTGTTTTTATAGGACTGAAAAGAGCAATAAATCCGCAAACTACTAGTGTCACCAAAAGTAAAATAGCATTGGGTTTTTCTTTTTTTGAAAGAGAAGCGATTTTCAGTAACCGAAACGGTAACGACCAGATTAAAAATGTAGCCATAATTGCCGCCGGAATAATAATACTCATTGTATTATACGTTGAAAAATCAAAACTTATAGGTTTAATCCATTGCGTTAGCCAAGCAAAAGAATCATCTATTAAAAGATGAAAGCTGGTAGCTAGCATTAAAATAGCAACAAAACCTATAAAAGGAATGATAAAATAACGGTGGTTTGTATCTGGTTTTTGAATGATGGCAAAAAATAACAGTATAAAAAACAAAATGCTCCAAAAATAAAAAAGAGCTGCAACGGTAATCCATAAGGAGGCATCAAGAATTTTCTTTTCAATATTCTTTTCAGAAGAAAGGCTTACTAATCTTCTAAAAGCCATCAAAAGAAAAACATTTGCAAAAAGGATATTTCTATCCAAAAAAATTACCGGCAATGTGACTAAAAAACACGTAAATAGCAGGACTGTATATGTGTTTTTATAGGTAAGATTGTTTTTTCTTACTATAAAATCTAAAAGCATTATTGCATAAACAGACCATAAAATAAAAAAGAAATCTATCGCTAACTGTGAAAAGGTAAGCGCTTTTTCTACCAGCACCAAGGCACCAAAAACATAGCCCAAAAAGATTACCGCTCCAAAGATGACAAAATTTATAGGTTTAGATTTTCCGAAAAAGCTTGTAAGCATAGCGGGTATTTTCTATTTTTGCGATATAAATATACAGATATGGAATTGAAAGATTTGTTTTATGGTATTCAAGATTTATTTGAAGATTTCTTATTTATACCATATGACGCCCTCCGAAATTTAGAATTAGACAGCTGGTGGTTAGCAAATACAGTGAGTTGGTTATTTATTATTATCTGTTTTGTTGCATTCTTATATTGGATGAAACAACTTAAAATATTCAACGATAATAACGAAGAAGATCGTTCTTCAACCTCTCACTCTTATTTAGGCTAAAATATTTAGTCTAAATCAAAACCAATATCGGTTCTATAATACATCTTATCAAAAGATAGTTTTTCTATATTTTGGTAAGATTTTTTTAGTGCCTGTTTATAATTTTCATCAAGAGAAGTAATTGCAATTACTCTTCCGCCATTGGTAAGTAATTTACCATTTTCACTTTTGGTCCCTGCGTGAAAAACCAACGAATCTTCAATAGTTTCGGTTCCTTTAATTTCTTTTCCTTTTTCATAGGTTTCAGGATAACCACCAGAAACTACCATCACAGTTGTTGCTGCTCTAGAGTCAATTTTTAAATCTATTGAATCTAGTTTTTGTTGATGTGTTGCTTGTAGTAGCGCTACCAGATCGGTTTCTATTCTTGGCAGAACAACCTCTGTTTCTGGATCACCCATACGAACATTGTATTCTATAACATAAGGATTATTATTTACTTTTATTAACCCTATAAAAACAAATCCTTTATAATCAATATTTTCCTTTTGAAGCCCTTCTACTGTTGGTTTTACAATTCGGTCTTCTATTTTTTGCATGAAAGAATCATCTGCAAACGGAACTGGGGAAACAGCTCCCATACCTCCGGTATTGAGACCTTTATCACCTTCGCCAATTCGTTTATAATCTTTGGCAGTAGGAAGTATTTTATAATTTTTTCCATCTGTTAAAACAAATACGCTTAGTTCAATTCCGTCTAGAAATTCTTCAATAACAACTGTTTTGCTAGCTTCTCCAAACTTTCCACTCAACATAGTTTCTAGTTCGTTTTTTGCTTCATCCAAGTTTTCTAGAATTAAAACACCTTTACCAGCAGCCAAACCATCTGCTTTAAGCACGTAAGGAGGCTGTAGTGTTTCCAAAAATTTCTTTCCTGCGTCTAAGGATTCTTTGGTAAAGCTTTCATATGCAGCAGTAGGAATTTTGTACATAGCCATAAATTCTTTTGCGCGTTCTTTACTTCCTTCCAAAAGAGCACCTCGTTCTGAGGGCCCAATAAGCATAACATTTTTTAAAGCTTCGGAAGAAGAAAAATAATTTGCTATTCCCTTTACCAATGGGTCTTCAGGACCTACAACAACCATGGCTATTTTGTTTTCTAGAACTGTTTCTTCAATGGCTTTGAAATCGGTAACATTGATTGGCAAATTGGTCGCGATTGCTTCTGTTCCGGCATTTCCGGGAGCAACGTAAAGATTGTTACACATTTCGCTTTTTGCAATTTGGTGTGCAAAAGTATGTTCACGACCACCTGAACCAAGTATTAAAATATTCATGGGAAAGAAATTTTTATTCGACTTCAAAAATAATTGTTTGTAAATTGAACCCCTAACTTTTTAGCTTGAATTTATTTGAAAACATATTGCGGTTAAAAGGCTTTCCTATTAAAGAAGCCAAAGACCGCCTTTCTGAAATTCAAAACATTCCTAAAAACGACTATAAAACCTATGTTGAAGAAGCTCGCCAAAAGGTTTTTGAGTATCACCTTAGAGAAAACTCTTTTTATCAATCTTTTATAGGCAGTGAGACTTTAAACAAATGGGAAGACATTCCTGTTTTAACAAAGCGAGATTTACAAATCCCTTTACATAAGCGACTTTCAAAAGGTTTTTCAAAAAAAAATTGCTATACCAGCAAAACGTCTGGGTCTAGTGGTAATCCCCTTTTTTTTGCTAAAGACAATTTTTGCCATGCACTT harbors:
- a CDS encoding DNA adenine methylase; its protein translation is MNYIGSKHKLSSFIFDTVTSVCGQDLSEKIFCDLFAGTGIVGRTFKPHVKQVIANDVEFYSYVLNRNYIGNHTEIISEEYLSQLNDLKGLKGFIFKNYAQGGEAGRLYFTSENGQKIDAARQQIETWRNASEISEDQYYFLLASLLESADKVANTASVYGAFLKKIKASAAKKLIIKPADFQKTKHAHQVFQQDSNQLIKNIKGDILYLDPPYNARQYGANYHLLNTIAKYDTFVPKGKTGLRSYFKSNYCKKGEVVESFTELLENAQFNYVFLSYNNEGLMSKEEVKQVMKRFGKYTLKTKKYQRFKADKTENRNHKAAETFEYLHILEKK
- a CDS encoding glycosyltransferase family 9 protein, translated to MQKPKHILVIRFSAMGDVAMTVPVLRVFTETYPEVKLTVVSKKHFKPFFNTIPSIHFIEAEVYGKHKNFGLLKLANQAKANQIDAVADLHNVIRSKIISNYLRLQGYKVATIDKGRAEKKQLTASENKNFVQLKTTHQRYASVFEKLGYPIDLSKHTFPERQTLNRRLYSLIGKHTKKALGIAPFAAFKSKMYPLQAMEEVISKLNVTDTFKIFLFGGGKQEEETLKNIASNYKNVENVAGQLTFEEELALISNLDGMLAMDSGNGHLAAMFGIPVITLWGVTHPFAGFVPFNQPMAHQITANREQYPLIPTSIYGNKFPEGYEHAIESITPDKIINTVLKIV
- a CDS encoding DUF4254 domain-containing protein; amino-acid sequence: MFSDKANKIFQEVIETYHVIDQVDQPFKNPYDKNSELIEHLLYRKCWIDTVQWHYEDIIRDPNIDPAGALLLKRKIDASNQDRTDTVEYIDSYFLEKFKDVKVKDNATINTESPAWGIDRLSILALKIYHMNEEATREDASQKHKIACKAKLDILLEQRVDLSSAINQLLEDIANGDKYMKVYKQMKMYNDDELNPVLRGEK
- a CDS encoding uracil phosphoribosyltransferase yields the protein MKDLFYGIQDLFEDFLFIPYDALRNLELDSWWLANTVSWLFIIICFVAFLYWMKQLKIFNDNNEEDRSSTSHSYLG
- a CDS encoding DUF6427 family protein, encoding MLTSFFGKSKPINFVIFGAVIFLGYVFGALVLVEKALTFSQLAIDFFFILWSVYAIMLLDFIVRKNNLTYKNTYTVLLFTCFLVTLPVIFLDRNILFANVFLLMAFRRLVSLSSEKNIEKKILDASLWITVAALFYFWSILFFILLFFAIIQKPDTNHRYFIIPFIGFVAILMLATSFHLLIDDSFAWLTQWIKPISFDFSTYNTMSIIIPAAIMATFLIWSLPFRLLKIASLSKKEKPNAILLLVTLVVCGFIALFSPIKTGAELFFVLAPLSVIVANYIENIQEARFKEGLLWLVVIVPIALLFI
- a CDS encoding ferredoxin--NADP reductase; protein product: MSGFYSLPVSDITKETPNSVSITFSIPNELKDTFSFKAGQYITIKHKFKDTEIRRAYSICCSPDDDKIKVGVKQVDGGVFSVFANSKLKVGDTLEVLPPEGKFVFDPTNEENGTISNNYAAFVAGSGITPVLSIVKTVLKEVPDSTFLLVYGNKSLSETMFHSEILALQKQYKDRLFVEFVYSRKLENDALFGRIERSTVNLLLKNKFKDTRFNSFYLCGPEPMIDAVSSTLKENGINEKQILFELFSTSEKGLLTQSHDGNTAITITLDDEVETFSMSQKKSILDAALDHDMDPPYSCQGGICSTCIARITEGKAEMRKNQILTDDEIADGLILTCQAHPTTTTIAVDYDDV
- the purD gene encoding phosphoribosylamine--glycine ligase, with the translated sequence MNILILGSGGREHTFAHQIAKSEMCNNLYVAPGNAGTEAIATNLPINVTDFKAIEETVLENKIAMVVVGPEDPLVKGIANYFSSSEALKNVMLIGPSERGALLEGSKERAKEFMAMYKIPTAAYESFTKESLDAGKKFLETLQPPYVLKADGLAAGKGVLILENLDEAKNELETMLSGKFGEASKTVVIEEFLDGIELSVFVLTDGKNYKILPTAKDYKRIGEGDKGLNTGGMGAVSPVPFADDSFMQKIEDRIVKPTVEGLQKENIDYKGFVFIGLIKVNNNPYVIEYNVRMGDPETEVVLPRIETDLVALLQATHQQKLDSIDLKIDSRAATTVMVVSGGYPETYEKGKEIKGTETIEDSLVFHAGTKSENGKLLTNGGRVIAITSLDENYKQALKKSYQNIEKLSFDKMYYRTDIGFDLD